The proteins below come from a single Nitrospinota bacterium genomic window:
- the murB gene encoding UDP-N-acetylmuramate dehydrogenase, with translation MDKKEVYFSLFRDFQEKKFDEEMKKHTSILLGGRADVFISPKDVKELQKILKIINENDLPVFILGEGTNIIVSDNGIRGVVINLKKGFSDIQITSYKEKLILKSGAGLKMSDLIHFCIEKGFSGLEGGTGIPGSIGGALVMNAGTKSWEIGDIVKSITLMDYQGKIFNIAKKDIQFSYRSSKLPYEGIVLDVDISLKKGNKDTIRDIFLKNLKTRKKTQPISFPSAGSIFKNLQNIAAGKLIDDLGLKGYCIGDAEISRLHANYIINKGRASAKDVICLIEYIEEKVFQETGITLEREVCIVGK, from the coding sequence ATGGATAAAAAAGAAGTGTATTTTTCTCTTTTTAGGGATTTTCAGGAAAAGAAATTTGATGAGGAGATGAAGAAACATACCTCTATTCTTCTGGGGGGAAGGGCTGATGTGTTTATAAGCCCAAAAGATGTGAAGGAACTTCAGAAAATCCTTAAAATAATTAATGAAAATGACTTACCGGTTTTTATTCTAGGAGAGGGAACAAATATTATTGTTAGCGATAATGGTATTAGAGGAGTTGTTATAAACTTAAAGAAGGGATTTAGTGATATTCAGATTACTAGCTATAAGGAAAAGTTAATTCTAAAATCAGGAGCTGGTTTAAAGATGTCTGATTTGATTCATTTTTGTATCGAAAAAGGATTTTCAGGGCTAGAAGGTGGAACAGGTATTCCAGGTTCTATAGGTGGCGCACTGGTCATGAATGCGGGAACAAAGTCTTGGGAAATCGGAGATATCGTTAAATCGATAACCCTGATGGATTATCAAGGAAAGATATTTAATATAGCAAAAAAAGATATCCAATTCAGTTATCGTTCCTCAAAACTCCCCTATGAGGGAATTGTGTTAGATGTGGATATTTCCTTAAAAAAAGGTAATAAGGATACTATACGAGATATATTTCTAAAAAACTTGAAAACACGTAAAAAGACTCAGCCCATCTCTTTTCCTAGTGCTGGTTCAATATTCAAAAATCTTCAAAATATTGCTGCGGGTAAACTTATAGATGATCTAGGGCTCAAAGGATATTGTATTGGTGATGCTGAGATTTCAAGGCTTCATGCAAACTATATTATAAATAAAGGAAGAGCTTCTGCAAAGGATGTTATTTGTTTAATCGAGTATATAGAGGAAAAAGTTTTTCAAGAAACGGGTATTACTTTAGAGAGAGAGGTTTGTATAGTAGGGAAATAG
- a CDS encoding FtsQ-type POTRA domain-containing protein, translating into MKYKKSKKSSSAEKRFLKIKKIYYRLRIFCIPILIAFFVFQLITYIKQSYFFNVKEINILGTNFLSEKYIAELISVEPGMNIFKIDIEKISKVLGKEPWIKKVKIERKLPKTININIQERKPYAVLLSTEKYLLDDAGFIIKKLDFKEETERYPLIKGVKKINYNIGNRVSLERPLRGLAILKNLSNSGLYNLRDIFIVDMSDMRRVSIKMTNGTRLNLDESNIEKEVSRLKTISKLLKKDKRRIEYVDLCFRKKVVVKLF; encoded by the coding sequence ATGAAATATAAGAAATCAAAAAAATCGAGTTCAGCGGAAAAAAGGTTTTTGAAGATCAAAAAAATTTATTACAGATTACGTATTTTCTGCATTCCCATTTTGATAGCTTTTTTTGTTTTTCAGTTAATAACCTATATTAAGCAATCTTATTTTTTTAATGTAAAAGAGATAAATATATTAGGAACAAATTTTTTATCAGAGAAATATATCGCTGAATTGATCTCCGTAGAACCAGGTATGAATATATTTAAAATAGATATAGAAAAAATAAGTAAGGTATTGGGAAAAGAGCCATGGATTAAAAAGGTCAAAATAGAAAGAAAATTACCAAAAACCATTAATATCAATATTCAAGAAAGGAAACCTTATGCAGTATTGCTATCAACTGAAAAATATCTTTTAGATGATGCTGGCTTTATTATTAAGAAGTTGGATTTTAAAGAAGAAACAGAGAGATACCCTTTAATTAAAGGAGTCAAAAAAATAAATTACAATATTGGAAATAGGGTATCTTTAGAAAGACCTCTTAGAGGACTTGCGATTTTAAAAAACCTAAGTAATTCCGGTTTATACAACTTAAGAGATATTTTCATTGTTGATATGTCTGACATGAGAAGAGTTTCTATTAAAATGACTAATGGGACCCGTCTCAATTTGGATGAAAGCAATATTGAAAAAGAAGTTTCACGTTTAAAAACAATATCAAAACTTTTAAAAAAAGATAAGAGGAGGATTGAATATGTTGATCTTTGCTTTAGAAAAAAGGTTGTTGTTAAATTATTTTAA
- the murG gene encoding undecaprenyldiphospho-muramoylpentapeptide beta-N-acetylglucosaminyltransferase: MKVLIAGGGTGGHVYPGISLAKELLKRNPETDVLFIGTKKGLENSILAKEGFKLKRISVGGLKGKISVRTIVSLLKLPIGFLQSLWILLCYKPDIVIGVGGYVTGPVVSCAYILRIPIIIQEQNFLPGVTNRILGIFADKIAISFKETEDYFSKNKVIFTGNPIRREFLEQLKNGISNSNHSKFTLLIFGGSQGAQSINRAVIEGLEYLKEFKDSIRIIHQVGKGNEELMKKEYEKRCFLASVQPFIYNIVDKYKEADLIICRAGATTLSELTVAGKASILIPFPFSANNHQEINARKLQMSGAAEMILEKDLTGEFLAKKILELMKDRGKLKDMCFKSKKMAVTDAAEKIIDICYSLIKKEEAVHGNC, translated from the coding sequence ATGAAAGTTCTTATTGCAGGTGGCGGAACAGGGGGGCACGTATACCCTGGTATCAGTTTAGCAAAGGAATTATTAAAGAGAAATCCAGAAACTGATGTGCTTTTTATAGGGACAAAAAAAGGTTTAGAAAACTCAATATTAGCCAAAGAAGGATTTAAACTAAAAAGAATTTCAGTTGGAGGTCTTAAGGGTAAGATTTCAGTAAGAACCATTGTTTCATTATTAAAATTACCCATAGGATTTCTTCAATCTTTATGGATTTTATTATGCTATAAGCCAGATATCGTTATAGGTGTAGGGGGATATGTAACTGGACCCGTGGTATCTTGCGCCTATATTTTAAGAATTCCTATTATTATCCAAGAGCAGAATTTTTTACCAGGAGTTACAAATAGGATTCTAGGGATATTTGCGGATAAAATAGCCATTTCTTTTAAAGAAACTGAAGATTATTTTTCTAAAAATAAAGTTATATTCACCGGTAATCCTATAAGAAGAGAATTTTTAGAACAATTGAAAAATGGTATATCAAATAGTAATCACTCTAAATTTACATTACTGATCTTTGGAGGGAGCCAAGGAGCGCAGAGTATTAACAGGGCTGTTATTGAAGGACTAGAGTATCTAAAAGAGTTTAAGGATTCTATAAGGATTATCCATCAAGTAGGAAAAGGAAATGAGGAATTGATGAAAAAAGAGTATGAAAAGAGATGTTTTTTAGCAAGTGTTCAACCCTTTATCTATAATATCGTTGATAAATATAAGGAGGCGGATCTGATAATATGCAGAGCAGGTGCCACAACTCTTTCTGAACTAACAGTAGCAGGTAAGGCTTCAATATTAATTCCTTTTCCATTTTCTGCCAACAATCACCAGGAAATTAATGCAAGAAAACTACAAATGTCAGGCGCAGCTGAAATGATCTTAGAAAAGGATTTGACTGGAGAGTTTCTTGCAAAAAAGATACTTGAATTGATGAAAGACAGGGGAAAACTTAAGGATATGTGTTTCAAGAGCAAAAAAATGGCGGTTACAGATGCTGCTGAGAAGATAATCGATATCTGTTATAGCCTCATAAAAAAAGAAGAAGCAGTTCATGGCAATTGTTAA
- the murC gene encoding UDP-N-acetylmuramate--L-alanine ligase, which yields MFRKTQHIHFVGIGGIGMSGIAELLLNLNYAVSGSDIKDSDIIERLRRLGASIFIGHNKSNIKNADVVVYSSAVNQDNIEIKSAKENLIPVIRRAEILAELMRIRYGIAVAGSHGKTTTTSLIATVLAKGGLDPTVVIGGKLNSLGSNAKLGQGDFLVAEADESDGSFTRLTPTIAIVTTIDKEHMDHYKSISKIKEGFLKFINKVPFYGLSILCLDQKYIQELIPKVEKRCVTYGVTSQADYIAKDITYSGLKTSFNIFNKGKELGEMVINMPGLHNVYNSLATVAVGLELDIKFEIIKKALKEFGGIQRRFEIKGETNGIIVVDDYGHHPTEIRAVLKASKEVWKEKRMIVVFQPHRYTRTQYLLNDFFTAFNDSDELIITDIYSAGEEPIENIDSRLIYEGVKKYGHKSVFHIRDQSEIVDFLMSIIQKGDLILTLGAGNISSVGDELLSKLGAKKNRTNNNG from the coding sequence ATGTTTAGAAAGACGCAGCATATCCATTTTGTTGGCATAGGTGGAATTGGAATGAGTGGTATTGCGGAGCTTCTTCTTAACTTAAACTATGCTGTTAGTGGTTCTGATATAAAAGATTCAGATATTATAGAGAGACTAAGAAGATTAGGTGCAAGCATATTTATTGGCCATAATAAGTCTAATATAAAAAATGCAGATGTTGTTGTCTATTCCTCAGCAGTAAACCAAGATAATATAGAAATTAAATCAGCTAAGGAAAATTTGATCCCGGTTATACGTAGAGCAGAGATTCTTGCAGAATTAATGAGAATAAGATATGGCATCGCTGTGGCAGGTTCCCATGGAAAGACAACAACAACATCTTTAATAGCCACGGTACTAGCAAAGGGTGGATTAGACCCTACAGTGGTCATTGGTGGAAAGCTAAATAGCCTTGGCAGCAATGCAAAGCTCGGTCAGGGAGATTTTTTAGTTGCAGAAGCTGATGAGAGTGATGGTTCATTTACAAGATTAACACCTACGATAGCAATTGTGACTACTATCGATAAGGAACACATGGACCATTATAAGAGTATAAGTAAAATCAAAGAGGGATTCTTGAAATTCATCAATAAAGTCCCTTTTTATGGTCTTTCCATATTATGTCTTGATCAGAAATATATTCAGGAGCTCATTCCAAAAGTTGAAAAAAGATGTGTCACATACGGAGTGACAAGCCAAGCTGATTATATAGCAAAGGATATAACCTATTCAGGATTGAAAACATCATTTAATATTTTTAATAAGGGAAAAGAGTTAGGTGAGATGGTTATCAATATGCCTGGCCTCCACAATGTATATAATTCTCTGGCCACTGTAGCTGTTGGTCTTGAACTAGATATAAAATTTGAAATAATCAAAAAGGCTTTGAAGGAATTTGGAGGCATCCAAAGAAGATTTGAAATCAAAGGTGAAACCAATGGGATTATAGTAGTAGATGACTACGGACATCATCCTACAGAGATTCGTGCGGTTCTTAAGGCATCAAAAGAGGTATGGAAAGAAAAAAGAATGATAGTGGTCTTTCAACCTCATAGATATACGAGAACTCAGTATCTTTTAAACGACTTTTTTACAGCCTTTAATGATTCCGACGAATTAATTATTACTGATATATATTCAGCTGGCGAAGAGCCTATAGAAAACATAGATTCAAGACTTATATATGAAGGGGTGAAAAAGTATGGTCATAAGTCTGTTTTTCATATAAGAGATCAATCTGAGATTGTGGATTTTCTAATGAGTATCATTCAGAAAGGAGATCTGATTCTGACCTTAGGTGCAGGTAATATTTCGTCAGTAGGAGATGAACTCCTTTCAAAATTGGGGGCTAAAAAAAATAGAACAAACAATAATGGATAA